The following proteins are encoded in a genomic region of Enterocloster clostridioformis:
- a CDS encoding N-acetylmuramoyl-L-alanine amidase family protein: MEQKRRQVAWRDERPRRQKKRVARRRRIMIAYMVRGIVAVILAVMVLLMICGCLYIKDFFRGDKDTDRKAESDKGTVSHVEEETETIGEIKEDTRYKIMLDAGHGGTDGGTEKQAAVEKDINLAIVLEMKELLENKSIRVALTRDRDVFMSLEDRVRAAEEAGADLFLSVHCNYYEKDSSISGLECYYCKGASEGRDYAEKIITEIEERGNIVSRNAKPADYYVLKNTSIPAVLVEVGYLSNYNERTNLMTEEYQERIAIELVEGVVKGFESKSNHLSV, encoded by the coding sequence ATGGAGCAAAAGAGAAGGCAGGTGGCCTGGCGGGATGAAAGACCAAGGCGGCAGAAAAAGAGAGTTGCCAGACGCAGAAGAATTATGATTGCCTATATGGTAAGAGGAATCGTAGCGGTTATTTTGGCAGTCATGGTTTTGCTGATGATATGCGGCTGTCTGTATATTAAAGATTTTTTTCGAGGGGATAAAGATACCGACAGAAAAGCAGAATCAGACAAGGGAACTGTTTCCCACGTAGAAGAAGAGACCGAGACTATCGGGGAAATTAAGGAGGACACCAGATACAAAATAATGCTGGATGCCGGCCATGGCGGTACAGACGGAGGAACAGAGAAACAGGCAGCAGTCGAGAAGGATATCAATCTTGCGATTGTGCTGGAAATGAAAGAGCTATTGGAAAATAAAAGTATCCGTGTAGCACTTACAAGGGACAGAGATGTTTTTATGTCACTGGAAGATCGGGTACGGGCAGCAGAAGAAGCGGGTGCAGATCTGTTTCTGAGTGTCCATTGCAACTATTACGAAAAGGATAGTTCTATCAGCGGTCTGGAGTGCTATTACTGCAAAGGAGCCAGTGAGGGAAGAGATTATGCGGAGAAGATCATCACGGAAATAGAGGAACGTGGGAATATCGTATCCCGTAATGCAAAGCCTGCAGATTATTATGTCCTGAAAAATACGAGTATCCCTGCTGTTCTGGTGGAAGTGGGGTATCTTTCCAATTATAACGAAAGAACGAACCTGATGACAGAAGAATATCAGGAAAGGATTGCTATAGAGCTTGTAGAAGGGGTCGTGAAAGGGTTTGAAAGCAAAAGTAATCATTTGTCAGTCTAA